In uncultured Draconibacterium sp., one genomic interval encodes:
- a CDS encoding substrate-binding domain-containing protein produces MNVRITLLILVFLSGLCFTACDTKDEPVEVGFLIHAFDKERWENDRDYLVEDVQELGGTVKVMNAENDADKQLAQAKELLANGVDVLVVVPVDQFAAAAIVEAAHAQNVKVISYDRLIKNCKLDYYVSTDNVEIGSLQASYLTTIKPKGKYALIGGAMSDNNSQLLYLGQRNVLQPLVDRGDIEIVYNEFTNAWEESEGYEHAKRLLKAHPDVNAIIAGNDELAMGVLRAIKEAGKEGEILVAGMDADLRNLREIVAGHQTCTVYKPYEKLAATTADLAMKLAHNENGERTYQTVSNGEMLVPTVFHNGMIVNKENLQLTVISEGYQREEEVYN; encoded by the coding sequence ATGAATGTCAGGATAACATTACTCATCTTAGTTTTTCTTTCCGGACTTTGCTTTACTGCTTGCGATACCAAAGACGAGCCTGTTGAAGTAGGATTTTTGATCCATGCTTTTGATAAGGAACGGTGGGAAAACGACCGGGACTATCTTGTTGAAGATGTTCAGGAACTTGGAGGAACCGTAAAAGTTATGAATGCCGAAAATGATGCCGATAAACAATTGGCTCAGGCAAAAGAACTGCTCGCCAACGGTGTTGACGTGCTGGTGGTAGTACCTGTAGATCAGTTTGCTGCCGCTGCTATTGTTGAAGCTGCACATGCGCAGAATGTAAAAGTTATTTCGTATGACCGTCTAATTAAAAATTGCAAACTTGATTATTATGTTTCGACCGATAACGTGGAGATTGGTTCGTTGCAGGCCAGTTATTTAACCACAATAAAACCCAAAGGAAAATATGCTTTAATTGGGGGAGCAATGAGCGACAACAATAGTCAGTTGCTTTATCTTGGCCAGCGAAATGTACTTCAACCCTTGGTTGATCGGGGCGACATTGAAATTGTTTATAACGAATTTACCAATGCATGGGAAGAAAGCGAAGGGTATGAACATGCCAAAAGGTTATTGAAAGCACATCCGGATGTAAACGCAATTATTGCCGGAAACGACGAATTAGCCATGGGAGTGTTAAGAGCTATAAAAGAAGCAGGCAAGGAAGGCGAGATATTGGTAGCAGGAATGGATGCTGATTTGCGAAACTTACGCGAAATTGTTGCCGGTCATCAAACCTGTACCGTATACAAACCTTACGAAAAATTGGCAGCTACTACCGCCGATTTAGCAATGAAACTTGCACATAATGAAAATGGGGAAAGAACATATCAGACAGTGAGTAACGGAGAAATGTTGGTTCCTACGGTGTTTCATAACGGGATGATCGTGAATAAGGAGAACCTTCAGTTAACCGTTATTTCAGAGGGATACCAAAGAGAGGAAGAGGTATACAATTAG
- a CDS encoding Maf-like protein, producing MNWIPKYNFILASKSPRRQELLKSLGIDFQVKTKDVDENYPPELSPNQIPGYLAEKKAKAFANELNNNDLLITADTIVVLNGKVLEKPDDYDHAYKMLSALSGKMHEVITGVCLRSTKKSVVFSSLTNVQFKQLTSTEIEYYITTFKPFDKAGAYGIQEWIGSIGISHIEGSFYNVMGLPLQKLYEEIQKF from the coding sequence ATGAACTGGATACCCAAATATAACTTCATTCTTGCATCAAAGTCGCCACGTCGGCAAGAGCTTTTAAAATCATTGGGAATTGATTTTCAGGTGAAAACAAAAGACGTGGACGAAAATTACCCGCCGGAGCTTTCACCTAATCAGATTCCGGGATACCTGGCAGAAAAAAAGGCAAAAGCTTTTGCCAATGAATTGAACAATAACGATTTGTTGATTACGGCCGATACCATTGTTGTTTTAAACGGAAAAGTGCTCGAAAAACCGGACGATTATGATCATGCCTATAAAATGTTATCGGCATTAAGCGGAAAAATGCACGAAGTAATAACGGGTGTTTGTCTTCGTTCAACTAAAAAATCGGTCGTGTTTTCATCCTTAACCAACGTGCAGTTTAAACAGCTTACCAGTACCGAGATTGAGTATTACATTACAACTTTTAAACCGTTTGATAAGGCCGGTGCATACGGCATTCAGGAGTGGATTGGCTCGATTGGAATTTCTCACATCGAAGGATCGTTTTACAATGTAATGGGGCTTCCGCTTCAAAAATTATACGAGGAAATTCAAAAATTTTAA